The window TATAGGTCATTCAAAAGGTGGTAATTTAGCCATATATTCTTCTATATTTATAGATGATAAGTATAGAGATAGAATTAAGAGTATATATAATTTTGATGGCCCAGGATTTAACACTAAAATTCTTAATGATAAAAGGTATTTAGAAATAACGGATAGAATTAAAACTTTTATTCCTGAAGATGCTATAGTTGGAATAATTATGAATAGAAATGAAAATTATATGGTTGTTAAAAGTAGTGCAGATTCTATAATGCAACATGATATTTATTCATGGGAACTTGAGATAAGTGATTTTAAATATTTAGAAAATTTATCCAAAAACAGTATATTATTAGGTAAGAGTATTGCAAGTTGGTTAAATAATATAGATATAGATGAAAGAAAAAAGTTTGTTGATTTATTATTTGATGGACTTACAGAATCTAGTTTAAATTTAAATGAAATTGGTAAAAATATTTCACTTATAGGAAAGGTTTTGTATAAAAGTATAACAGAACCAGATATTAGAGATATGTTAAGTAAGACTATGAAAATAGTTTATGATGTATATACATCAGAAAAATAGAATAATACTAAGAATATATAATAAAAAAGTGGGTTATGCCCACTTTTTACTATATTTCATTTTTTGAATGACCTGTTTTAATTAATGCATCTAAGTTTTCATAAGTTGTTTCTATCATATTAGTAACAGCTTCATCAGTGAATGAACCTAAATGAGGTGTTAATAAAACTTTAGGATATAGATTTACTAATTTTTCAAAGTTTTCATTAGGAATTTGTTTACCTGTGAAATCTTTAAAGAATAGTTCAGATTCATTTTCTAAAGTATCAATACCTGCACCAGCTAAATGACCACTTTCTATAGCTTCTATAACAGCAGCTGTATCCATAGTTTCACCACGACCAGTGTTAATTAAAATTGAATCTTTTTTCATTTTAGATAAGAATTCTTTAGTAACTAATTTACCTTGTTCTTTTATAAATGGAACATGTAATGAAATTATGTCACTTTCTCTTATTAAAGTTTCAAGCTCAACTTGAGTTAAAACATCTTCTACATTATCTTTTTTAAATAAGTCATATCCAAGAACTTCAGCACCTAAACCTTTAAATAATTTAGCTGCAGTAAATCCGATTTTACCAAGTCCTATTATACCAACTTTACATTTTCTAATTTCTCTTGAGAACATTGAAGATAATACTCTAAAATCCCCTTTAGATGCATTTGATGTCATAAGAGCAGTATTTCTTAAAAGCATCATAGCAAGTGTAACAGCAAGTTCAGCTATTGCATTAGGTGAATAAAATGGTACATAAGCCATTTTGAAACCTAAACTTCTTGCATAAGTTGTATCTATGTGATTTACCCCAACTGTTCTAGTTAAAATATATTTAACACCAGCTTCTTTATAAGTATCTAAATTTTCTTTTGTTGCCCAACAATTACCTCTTAATATAACTGCATCATAACCATTTGCTAATTTCGCAGTTTCAGGAGTATTTAGATACTCAGGGATACAAGTAATATCAAAACCAAATTTTTCGTTTAGTTCGTAAAAGAATTTTTCTTCAACATCTCTTACACCATAACATAAAACTTTCATAAATATCCTTCTTTCTATATTATGCTACAGGAACAAACCCATTTGTAATTGCAAGTATTATTATCCAGCAGATTATAGCAAATATTGCAAGTACTGTATTAACTAATGAAATATTTGAAGCAAGAACAGCTTCTTTTTCAAATTTGATTGCATAAGCAACTGCAACTGTTGCAGGTGGTGTAGCAAGCATAATTATAATAGCAGCGATAGCTTCGTATTCAAAATGAATTCCTAAAGAATTTAATATTACTAATATTGCAAAGAATATTGCTGGTATTAATATTAATTTAAAGAATGCATAAACTAAAGATAATTTATCATTTAATGCTTCTTTTAATGAAATAGATGCTAAAGTCATACCTATTGCAAGCCATGCAAGTGGTGAAGATAAGTCACCTAAGTATTTTAATCCTTTAAATACCCAAGGAAGAGTTTTGTCTATTCTAAATACAGAGACCATTTTAGCTGCTGATTCTTGAGTTTTAGGATCTTTAACCATTACTGAAACTTGTGGCATGTATGCTTGGAATGCCCATAAGATTAATCCTAAGAATGTAGCTATAATTATTGGATTAGCAAATATTTGTTTTAAATTTTTTCTGTCAAATTTAGTACCACTCATAACTATTAAAGCGAATGAATATAGGAATACTCTATAAGCTATATTAAATATATTTGCATAAAGAGTTCCTGTTGCACCGAATAATCCATTAATTATAGGTATACCGAAGAAAGTTGTTGATCCAAATGCAGTTAAAACTACTAAAGTATCTTTTAAATCACCTTTCTTATTGAAATAGAATAAATATCCTAAACCTATTAAAATAACATATGCTACAAATCCAAATATTAATACATTTATTCCTGTAGTGTATGTTTCTGGTTTTATATCAGCCATAAAAGCGTTGAAAGCAAGTGCTGGTAATGCTGCACTTAGCAATATTGAACTTAATACTTTTGAAGCCTGGTCATTTACGATATTTTTCTTTCTTAGGTAGTAACCCATAAGAATAATAAAAATTGTTGAAAAAATAGCTGAAAGGAAATTTTCACTTAAAACTACTTTTAATGATTCTTGAAACATTTATACCTCCGATTAAAATTATAGTTCCTATTGATTTTATCATAAAATACTTGAAAAAACAATACTTTGAAGGTATAATTAAAAAAGGTGATAAAAATGGAAAGAAAAAAACTTACATATTTACAGTTGTTTAAAAGTTTGTTTATAATAAGTGCAGTAACATTTGGGGGTGGGTATACAATAATTCCGATAATTAAGGATGAATTTGTTACAAGAAGAAAATCTATTACAGAAGATGAAATGGTAAAAATTGTAACTCTTGCACAAAGTTTACCTGGAGTTATGACTATATCAACTTCATTTTTAACAGGTTATAGTATATTAGGTGTTGGAGGAGCAATAGTTGCAACTGTTGCATCACTTTTACCTTGTATTATGGTAATATCAGTGATTGCATTTAGTTATAAAAAGGTAATAGAAAATGTTTATGTTCAGAATGCACTTAGTGGTATAAGTGGATCAGTGGCAGCTCTTTTATTTATTACAGTATATTCTTTATTAAAAAAAGGGTTAACAGATAAAGATAGAAATTTTTATATAACTATATTTTTAATAAGTTTATTTTTAAGATATATATTTAATTTAGATATTATGTATATTATATTAATTGCAGGAGTAATTTCTTATTTATACAATAGAGGTGATAAGAATGCTTGAGTTATATTTAATATTTTTTAGAATAGGTATGTTATCCTTTGGTGGAGGTTATGTTGTACTTCCTTTAATTGAAACTTATATAGTAGCAAATTATGATTGGGTTACAAGTTCCACTATATCTGATGTTATTGCCATATCTCAGGTTACTCCTGGACCTATTGCAATAAATGCTGCAACATTTATTGGTATGATAAATAATGGTATATTGGGTGCTATAATTGCAAGTATAGGTGTAATTACACCTCAAATAATATTACTTAGTATATTTATTAAGTATATTGGGTTTGAAAGTGAATATGTAAAAAAGATTATGAAGGGTATTAACCCTGCAACTTGTGCGTTGATACTAGTTGCTACAATTACTATTTCTAAGGGTTCACTTTTAAATAAATCTGGTGGATTTGAATATAGAGCAATAATATGTTTTATTTTAACTTTTGTTCTTACAAGGTATAAGATAAATATGATTTATATCATTGTTTTATCTGCTGTAATATCGCTATTTATATAGTTTTAGAAAACTTTTTGAAAAAAAAGTAAAAAAAATTCAAAAAAATGCTTGACGAAAAGTTATAAATATGATATTATAAATCTTGTCAGTAGATAAGACAGAAAAAAATCAAAAGTTTTGGGCCCTTCGTCTAGTGGTCAGGACATTAGGTTTTCATCCTAAAAACAGGAGTTCGATTCTCCTAGGGCCTACCAAAACATTTATGGTCGCATAGCTCAGTTGGGAGAGCACCTGCCTTACAAGCAGGGGGTCACAGGTTCAAGTCCTGTTGTGACCACCATTTATGGAGGTGTAGCTCAGTTGGTTAGAGTGCTTGCCTGTCACGCAAGATGTCGCGAGTTCGAGTCTCGTCACTTCCGCCATTTTATTTGACAATTGAATATTAATTTTTGCCGCTTTAGCTCACTAGGTAGAGCAGCTGACTTGTAATCAGCAGGTAACTGGTTCGAATCCGGTAAGCGGCACCATGTGGCGAGATACCCGAGTGGCCAAAGGGAGCAGACTGTAAATCTGCCGGCTCAGCCTTCGAAGGTTCGAATCCTTCTCTCGCCACCATTTTTTTTATACTTAGGAGGATATGAGATGGTTAGAAAGTTAAAAGGAGCTTCAAATAGTAATAGCCAATCAGATATTATAAAAAGAGCACAAGTTATGCAAGAAAGAATGCTAGCTATTCAAGAAGAATTAAAAGACAAATTCGTTGAAGAATCAGTTGCAGGTGGAGCAGTTGTTGTAAAAGCTAATGGACAAAAAGATATAGTAGATTTAGTTATATCTAAAGATATAGTAGCTGATGCAGTAGAAGATACATCTGAATTAACTTCATTAATTTTATCAGCAATAAACGGAGCTATGAACAAAGCAGAAGAATTAGCTGAAAAAGAAATGAGCGTTGTAACAGGTGGAGTAAGCATCCCAGGATTATTTTAATAATTAATAAGATATATATAAGTCATCGTAAAGATGACTTTTTGTTTAAATATAATTTGAAAGGAAGTTTAAAATGATAAATGCAGTTATAAAAACAAATAAAGGGGATATTAATTTAAGATTGATGGAAGATGTTGCACCTGCAACAGTTATAAATTTTGTTCTACTTGCAAATAGTGGATACTATAATGGTTTGAAATTTCATAGAGTTATTAATGATTTTATGATACAAGGTGGAGATCCAACAGGAACAGGTATGGGTGGTCCTGGTTATCAATTTGGTGATGAATTTAAAAAAGGTGTTACTTTTGATAGAAAAGGATTATTAGCGATGGCAAATTCTGGACCAAATACTAATGGATCGCAATTTTTCATAACACATGTTCCTACAGAATGGTTAAATTATAGACATACTATATTTGGAGAAGTATTAAGTGAGGAAGATCAAAAAGTAGTTGATAGTATAGCTCAAGATGATATTATGACAGAAATTAGAATATCTGGTGATGTAGAAAAATTATTTGAAGAGAATAAAGAATTTTATACAGGACTTAAAGATTTTTTAGATAAAAAATAAGAATGTAGATAGGTTTAAAAATTAGACCTATCTATTTTTTTACTTTTATTGTTTTTAGTGACTATTTATGATATAATTTTAATTAGTAATATGGAAAGGTAGTGATATAATGAGGAAGCTTAAAAATAATGATAAAGTAGAAAAAGTTACAGAAGTTTTAGATCCTATAGAAGAAAAAGAATCTATATACACTAAAATAATATTGTTGGTATCATTTCTCGTCCCGTTTTTTGGGATATATTTCATATATTTTTTTCATATTAAATTACCAAAAAGAACAAGATTTATTATGTGTCAGATATTAAATAAAAATATTACAATGGTACTTGTGTATTTAGCTATTTTAACTAGTGCACGTACAATTTATGCAAATACTGAGGATATAAGTATATTTCAAAAAAGTTTTTCAATAGCTTTATTTCTTTTGCTTGCATCAATTTTATTTCAATTAATAAAAACATATTACTGGTTAAAAGGTAAGGATGTTAAATATAAATATATATTAAAACTATTTAGGGAGGAATATTAAAATGAATGATAAATATAATCCGCTTGATATAGAACAAAAGTGGTATAAAAGGTGGGAAGAAAAGGGATATTTTAGAGTAGAAAAAGATGCTCAAAAACCTGCTTATACTATAGTAATACCACCACCTAACGTAACTGGTGTTTTACATATGGGGCATGTATTAAATAATACTATTCAAGATGTTGTTATTAGATATAAAAGAATGTCTGGGTTTGATACTTTATGGCAAACAGGAACAGATCATGCAGGAATTGCAACACAAAATGTTGTTGAAAAAATGCTTGCTAAAGATGGGTTAAGAAAAGAAGATTTGGGAAGAGAAAAATTCATAGAAAAAGTTTGGGAATGGAAAGAAAAATATGGTAATATAATTACCACTCAACAAAGAAGAATAGGTAATTCTGTTGATTGGGAAAGAGAAAGATTTACTATGGATGAAGGACTTTCTGAAGCAGTTAAAGAAGTATTTGTTACTTTATATAATCAAGGACTAATATATAAAGGGGAATATATGGTTAACTGGTGTCCTAGATGTCAAACAGCACTTGCTGATGATGAAATAGAACATCAAGATAAAGAAGGAAATATATGGGAAATAAAATATCCTGTTAAAGATAGTGATGAATTTTTAGTTGTTGCAACAACACGTCCTGAAACTATGTTAGGTGATACAGGAGTTGCTGTAAATCCTGAAGATGAAAGATATTCTAAATTTATAGGCAAAACAGTTATATTACCTTTAGTAAATAGAGAAATACCAGTTGTAGCTGATAGTTATGTAGATATGGAATTTGGAACAGGTGTTGTTAAAATGACACCAGCTCATGACCCTAATGACTTTGAAGTTTCAAAAAGAACAGGACTTGAAATATTAAATATATTTACACCTGATGCTAAGATTAATTCAAATGGTGGTAAATATGAAGGTCTTGATAGATTTGAAGCAAGAAAAGTAATAGTTAAAGATTTAGAAGAACAAGGATATTTAGTATCAATTAAAAAACATAATCATGCTGTAGGTCACTGTTATCGTTGCCATACAGTTATAGAACCAAGAATATCTGATCAATGGTTTGTTAAAATGAAACCACTTGCTGAAAGAGCATTAGAAGTTGTTAAAAATGGAGAAATTAAATTAACACCTAAGAGAATGGAAAATATATATTACAGTTGGCTTGAAAATATTCGTGATTGGACTATTTCAAGACAAATATGGTGGGGACATAGAATACCAGCGTATTACACACCTAATGATGATTTAATAGTTGCTAAAAGTCGTGAAGAAGCAGAAAAAATATGTCTTGAAAAATATGGACAAGTTTATGATTTAAGAGAAGAAACAGATGTTTTAGATACTTGGTTTTCATCTGCACTTTGGCCGTTTTCAACTATGGGTTGGCCTGAAAGAACATTTGAACTTGAAAGATACTTCCCAGGTGATTTACTTGTAACAGGTGCAGATATAATATTCTTCTGGGTAGCTCGTATGATAATGATGAGTTTACATTTTGAAAATAAGGTTCCATTTAAGGAAGTATATTTTACAGGAATAATAAGAGATGAAATAGGAAGAAAAATGTCTAAGTCTTTAGGTAATGCTCCTGATACTTTAGGTATACTTGATAAATATGGGGCTGATGCAGTAAGATTTAGTTTAATGTATAATACATCTCAAGGACAAGATATACTATTTTCTGAAAAATTATTAGAAATGGGTTCTAATTTTGCAAATAAAATATGGAATGCTTCAAAATTTGTTTTATCAAATCTTGAAGGATTTAAAGAAGATATCTCTATAATGGATCTTGATTTTAAATTAGAAGATCAATGGATATTATCTAAATTACAACTTACAGCTAAGAAATTTAATGAAGAAATGGAAGAATATAATATAGATACTTGTGCTAAACTTTCTTATGAATTCTTCAGAAATGATTTCTGTGATTGGTATTTAGAAATTGCAAAAACAAGAATTTATGGAATAGATGTAAATGATGCTGATAGACAAACAGCACAATGGGTTTTAAAACATATACTTGATAATGGATTAAGATTATTACATCCATTTATGCCATATATTACCGAAGAAGTATGGCAAAATATCAAACCTTATGGTGAAAGTATTATGTTAATAGATTTCCCAAGAGAAGATAAGGCTTTAATTAATAAGCAAAGTTTAAATGATTTTGATTATTTAAAAGATGTAGTTTCAGCTATAAGAAACATACGTGCTGAAAATAATATATCACCAGCTAAAAAAATTAGTATTATAATAGATACTGAAGATAATAATGAAAAAGATATATTATTAAATAACCCTAAGATACTTGATAAACTTGCTAATGTAGAAAACACAGAAATACTTAAAGAATTACCTAAGATGTCAGGATTTAGAGTAGTGGGTAATACTAAAATTTATGTTTCTTTAGAAGGGCTTATTGATATAGAAAAAGAAATAGAAAAATTAAATAAAGAAATAGAAAAAGTTAAGAAGGAATTAGAAAGAACAACAAATAAATTATCTAATCCTCAGTTTGTTGAAAAAGCGCCTGCTGCTGTTTTAGAAAAAGAAAAAGCTATAGAAGCAGAACTTTTATCAAAATTACAAAAATTACAAGATAATATAGACGTATTTAAAAAATAGAAGGAGTATTATGAGATTTTCAAAGAGTTTTATTAAAACATATAAAGAAGTTCCAAAAGATGCAGAAACTGTTTCTCATAAGTTAATGTTAAGAGCTTCAATGATAAAACAATTAACTAGAGGAGTATATACATATTTACCATTAGGTTTAAGAGTTTTACAAAAAATAGAAAAAATTACTAGAGAAGAAATGAACAGAATAGGAGCGCAGGAAGTATTAATGCCTGTGCTTCAACCTGCAGATCTTTGGAAAGAATCAAAAAGATGGTTTTCATATGGGCCTGAACTTATGAGATTAAATGATAGAAATGCAAGAGATTTTGTACTAGGTCCAACTCATGAAGAAGTTATTACAGATATTTTTAGAAATACAGTTACTTCATATAAGGAACTACCTTTAAATATCTATCAAATACAAAATAAATTCAGAGATGAAAAAAGACCAAGATTTGGTCTTATGCGTGGAAGAGAATTTATCATGAAAGATGCATATAGCTTCCACATAGGCCAAAAGAGTTTAGATGAAGAATATAACAATGTAAAAGGAGCTTACTATAAAATATTTGAACGTTGCGGATTAAACTTTAGAGCAGTTGAAGCAGATACTGGTAGTATAGGTGGATCTGAAAGTCACGAATTTATGGTTTTAGCATCTAGTGGTGAAGATGATATACTTTATTCAAATGCATCTGATTATGCAGCAAATGTTGAAAAAGCTACAAGTATAATTGAGATTAAAGAAGATAATTCAGAAGAATTAGAAAAAGAATTAAAAGAAACACCAGATTGTAAAACTATAGAAGAAGTTTCAAGTTATTTAAATGTTCCTCAAGAAAAAACAGTAAAGGCATTACTTTTAAAAGAAATATTAGAAAGTGGAGAAAACAAATACTTTATTGCGATGATAAGAGGAGATCTTGATATTAATGAAGTTAAGGTTAAAAACTTAGTAAATGCTACATTAGAACTTGAAATGATGAATGAAAGT of the Pseudostreptobacillus hongkongensis genome contains:
- a CDS encoding proline--tRNA ligase, which produces MRFSKSFIKTYKEVPKDAETVSHKLMLRASMIKQLTRGVYTYLPLGLRVLQKIEKITREEMNRIGAQEVLMPVLQPADLWKESKRWFSYGPELMRLNDRNARDFVLGPTHEEVITDIFRNTVTSYKELPLNIYQIQNKFRDEKRPRFGLMRGREFIMKDAYSFHIGQKSLDEEYNNVKGAYYKIFERCGLNFRAVEADTGSIGGSESHEFMVLASSGEDDILYSNASDYAANVEKATSIIEIKEDNSEELEKELKETPDCKTIEEVSSYLNVPQEKTVKALLLKEILESGENKYFIAMIRGDLDINEVKVKNLVNATLELEMMNESDVENLGLKAGYISGLKDIESIKNGKVKVIADETVIKLKNFVAGANIEGYHYINTNVSDLHIDYVGDIRTARAGDKSPRDEGTLEIARGIEVGHIFKLGKKYSEALGAKVLNDKGIANEVLMGCYGIGISRVSAAAIEQNNDDFGIIWPKSIAPYLVDLILVNSKDEVAFEVSEKLYKEMLSNDIEVIYDDRDEKAGFKFKDADLIGFPLKVIVGKGAKDGIVEIKHRDGSKNLEVKIEDVISYIKEFERS
- a CDS encoding 2-hydroxyacid dehydrogenase; translated protein: MKVLCYGVRDVEEKFFYELNEKFGFDITCIPEYLNTPETAKLANGYDAVILRGNCWATKENLDTYKEAGVKYILTRTVGVNHIDTTYARSLGFKMAYVPFYSPNAIAELAVTLAMMLLRNTALMTSNASKGDFRVLSSMFSREIRKCKVGIIGLGKIGFTAAKLFKGLGAEVLGYDLFKKDNVEDVLTQVELETLIRESDIISLHVPFIKEQGKLVTKEFLSKMKKDSILINTGRGETMDTAAVIEAIESGHLAGAGIDTLENESELFFKDFTGKQIPNENFEKLVNLYPKVLLTPHLGSFTDEAVTNMIETTYENLDALIKTGHSKNEI
- a CDS encoding peptidylprolyl isomerase → MINAVIKTNKGDINLRLMEDVAPATVINFVLLANSGYYNGLKFHRVINDFMIQGGDPTGTGMGGPGYQFGDEFKKGVTFDRKGLLAMANSGPNTNGSQFFITHVPTEWLNYRHTIFGEVLSEEDQKVVDSIAQDDIMTEIRISGDVEKLFEENKEFYTGLKDFLDKK
- a CDS encoding valine--tRNA ligase; translation: MNDKYNPLDIEQKWYKRWEEKGYFRVEKDAQKPAYTIVIPPPNVTGVLHMGHVLNNTIQDVVIRYKRMSGFDTLWQTGTDHAGIATQNVVEKMLAKDGLRKEDLGREKFIEKVWEWKEKYGNIITTQQRRIGNSVDWERERFTMDEGLSEAVKEVFVTLYNQGLIYKGEYMVNWCPRCQTALADDEIEHQDKEGNIWEIKYPVKDSDEFLVVATTRPETMLGDTGVAVNPEDERYSKFIGKTVILPLVNREIPVVADSYVDMEFGTGVVKMTPAHDPNDFEVSKRTGLEILNIFTPDAKINSNGGKYEGLDRFEARKVIVKDLEEQGYLVSIKKHNHAVGHCYRCHTVIEPRISDQWFVKMKPLAERALEVVKNGEIKLTPKRMENIYYSWLENIRDWTISRQIWWGHRIPAYYTPNDDLIVAKSREEAEKICLEKYGQVYDLREETDVLDTWFSSALWPFSTMGWPERTFELERYFPGDLLVTGADIIFFWVARMIMMSLHFENKVPFKEVYFTGIIRDEIGRKMSKSLGNAPDTLGILDKYGADAVRFSLMYNTSQGQDILFSEKLLEMGSNFANKIWNASKFVLSNLEGFKEDISIMDLDFKLEDQWILSKLQLTAKKFNEEMEEYNIDTCAKLSYEFFRNDFCDWYLEIAKTRIYGIDVNDADRQTAQWVLKHILDNGLRLLHPFMPYITEEVWQNIKPYGESIMLIDFPREDKALINKQSLNDFDYLKDVVSAIRNIRAENNISPAKKISIIIDTEDNNEKDILLNNPKILDKLANVENTEILKELPKMSGFRVVGNTKIYVSLEGLIDIEKEIEKLNKEIEKVKKELERTTNKLSNPQFVEKAPAAVLEKEKAIEAELLSKLQKLQDNIDVFKK
- a CDS encoding chromate transporter; the protein is MLELYLIFFRIGMLSFGGGYVVLPLIETYIVANYDWVTSSTISDVIAISQVTPGPIAINAATFIGMINNGILGAIIASIGVITPQIILLSIFIKYIGFESEYVKKIMKGINPATCALILVATITISKGSLLNKSGGFEYRAIICFILTFVLTRYKINMIYIIVLSAVISLFI
- a CDS encoding Mbeg1-like protein produces the protein MILDYVRWRSDLTFEEREFNNIDALVIARISYMYFDEVFKENEKELNISEVLKRYVNTKNIEQKTMWLPDIELAKLLMKSKRYMNLVVSDYLNVIDNTKEKQFAALTITVNEKTKIVSFRGTDNTVIGWKEDFNLSFEDNIPAQRSSVKYLNRIMEESKGDIITIGHSKGGNLAIYSSIFIDDKYRDRIKSIYNFDGPGFNTKILNDKRYLEITDRIKTFIPEDAIVGIIMNRNENYMVVKSSADSIMQHDIYSWELEISDFKYLENLSKNSILLGKSIASWLNNIDIDERKKFVDLLFDGLTESSLNLNEIGKNISLIGKVLYKSITEPDIRDMLSKTMKIVYDVYTSEK
- a CDS encoding YbaB/EbfC family nucleoid-associated protein; its protein translation is MVRKLKGASNSNSQSDIIKRAQVMQERMLAIQEELKDKFVEESVAGGAVVVKANGQKDIVDLVISKDIVADAVEDTSELTSLILSAINGAMNKAEELAEKEMSVVTGGVSIPGLF
- a CDS encoding AEC family transporter, giving the protein MFQESLKVVLSENFLSAIFSTIFIILMGYYLRKKNIVNDQASKVLSSILLSAALPALAFNAFMADIKPETYTTGINVLIFGFVAYVILIGLGYLFYFNKKGDLKDTLVVLTAFGSTTFFGIPIINGLFGATGTLYANIFNIAYRVFLYSFALIVMSGTKFDRKNLKQIFANPIIIATFLGLILWAFQAYMPQVSVMVKDPKTQESAAKMVSVFRIDKTLPWVFKGLKYLGDLSSPLAWLAIGMTLASISLKEALNDKLSLVYAFFKLILIPAIFFAILVILNSLGIHFEYEAIAAIIIMLATPPATVAVAYAIKFEKEAVLASNISLVNTVLAIFAIICWIIILAITNGFVPVA
- a CDS encoding chromate transporter, yielding MERKKLTYLQLFKSLFIISAVTFGGGYTIIPIIKDEFVTRRKSITEDEMVKIVTLAQSLPGVMTISTSFLTGYSILGVGGAIVATVASLLPCIMVISVIAFSYKKVIENVYVQNALSGISGSVAALLFITVYSLLKKGLTDKDRNFYITIFLISLFLRYIFNLDIMYIILIAGVISYLYNRGDKNA